In the Pseudoalteromonas undina genome, one interval contains:
- a CDS encoding YajG family lipoprotein: MKLLKALLSCCTLVIFSGCANQPNQLILNPVYKSGQISSINNSLNTSVIDLRGDSATLKLIESSKTKTIASTGITESVKSALDSALSRNGASISNLAQLRFELDIHALQAVVTEKLMSHTSDAKIEFEVRVIRPTSNFSKRYSGNANLSGPLGHDRAKIEGQLNKLTEQLITRIVSDPELIAFLEG, translated from the coding sequence ATGAAACTCTTAAAAGCATTATTGAGCTGTTGTACTTTAGTGATTTTTTCGGGATGTGCCAATCAGCCTAATCAGCTTATTCTCAATCCCGTCTATAAAAGTGGACAAATAAGCTCAATCAATAACAGCTTAAACACCAGCGTGATTGATTTACGTGGTGACAGTGCAACCTTAAAGCTTATTGAATCAAGCAAAACAAAAACCATTGCCAGCACGGGTATTACTGAGTCAGTTAAAAGTGCGCTAGACAGTGCGCTTAGTCGCAATGGCGCTAGCATTTCTAATTTAGCGCAATTGCGCTTTGAGTTAGATATTCACGCACTGCAAGCTGTGGTTACAGAAAAGCTAATGAGCCATACCAGTGATGCCAAGATTGAATTTGAAGTACGAGTGATTCGCCCTACCAGTAATTTCAGTAAGCGTTATAGCGGTAATGCTAATTTATCTGGACCACTTGGTCATGATAGGGCAAAAATTGAAGGTCAGCTCAATAAGTTGACTGAGCAGTTAATTACCCGCATTGTATCTGACCCTGAATTAATTGCATTTTTAGAAGGTTAA
- a CDS encoding AmpG family muropeptide MFS transporter produces the protein MNSTLSVREYFSYFKDKRLINVFIFGMSSGFPWVLIGSVMSAWLKDEGLSRSMIGLFGIVFGAYSINFLWSPLIDRTKLPFLYNWLGQRRSWILFCQSFILLGTLLLAGLDLNANLAIAAALCLLIAIASATQDIAIDAFRIDTLSENESHKATAAAAMATSGWWTGYALLGAVPFYMADMPNIDWPQVYYFLSAIMLLLISCVFWAKEPQSNREAVHAELERVYLEKLATTKQTPLTKTLAWLGVTVVDPFKTFFAKNGVKTALALLAFIFLFKIGEAFLARMSIVFYKEVGFSNTQIANYSKLGTGLITIVFAFLGSIFNHKYGIVKGLFISGVAMAASNLMFSWIALAGPQEHLYAMAIVVDGFTQAWSLVAMVAFISMLCDRAFSATHYALLASLGNLGRTLLSSYSGVVIDDWLMGNWSLFFVLTALMVLPSLIFLYLIRHKLYALEQNYHSR, from the coding sequence ATGAATAGCACACTTTCTGTTCGCGAATACTTTTCTTATTTTAAAGATAAACGTTTAATTAATGTTTTTATATTTGGAATGAGCAGTGGTTTTCCGTGGGTGTTAATTGGCTCGGTAATGTCGGCTTGGCTTAAAGATGAAGGTTTAAGTCGCAGCATGATAGGCTTATTTGGCATTGTGTTTGGTGCCTATAGTATCAATTTTTTATGGTCGCCTTTAATAGATCGCACTAAACTGCCCTTTTTGTACAACTGGCTTGGTCAGCGTCGTAGTTGGATCCTGTTTTGCCAAAGCTTTATTTTACTTGGCACGTTACTACTTGCAGGGCTTGATCTAAATGCAAACCTAGCGATTGCCGCCGCACTTTGCTTGCTGATCGCCATAGCCTCTGCAACGCAAGATATTGCTATAGATGCTTTTCGAATAGACACCCTTAGTGAAAATGAATCTCACAAAGCCACCGCAGCCGCCGCAATGGCTACATCAGGTTGGTGGACAGGTTATGCTTTATTAGGGGCTGTGCCCTTTTACATGGCAGATATGCCAAACATAGACTGGCCGCAGGTCTATTATTTTTTATCTGCGATTATGCTGTTATTAATTAGCTGTGTGTTTTGGGCTAAAGAGCCGCAATCAAATCGCGAAGCCGTTCATGCCGAGCTAGAACGTGTTTACCTTGAAAAGCTCGCAACAACTAAACAAACTCCACTGACAAAAACGCTTGCATGGTTAGGCGTTACCGTGGTTGACCCATTTAAAACCTTTTTTGCTAAAAATGGGGTTAAAACCGCTTTAGCACTGCTGGCATTTATTTTCTTATTTAAAATTGGTGAAGCATTTTTAGCACGAATGTCGATTGTATTTTATAAAGAAGTGGGCTTTAGTAATACCCAAATAGCAAATTACTCCAAGCTGGGCACGGGTTTAATCACCATTGTATTTGCCTTTTTGGGCAGTATTTTTAACCACAAATATGGCATAGTAAAAGGCTTATTTATTAGTGGTGTAGCCATGGCTGCATCTAACTTAATGTTTTCTTGGATTGCCCTAGCAGGGCCACAAGAACACTTATATGCAATGGCGATTGTAGTTGATGGTTTTACCCAAGCTTGGTCTTTAGTGGCGATGGTTGCTTTTATATCTATGCTGTGTGACAGAGCATTTAGCGCCACTCATTATGCGCTATTGGCATCCTTAGGGAACTTAGGGCGTACGTTATTATCGAGTTACAGCGGCGTGGTTATTGATGATTGGCTGATGGGGAATTGGTCATTATTTTTTGTTTTAACAGCACTTATGGTTTTACCTTCATTAATATTTTTATATCTAATTAGGCACAAACTATATGCATTAGAGCAAAATTATCATAGTAGGTAA
- a CDS encoding peptidylprolyl isomerase: MKQLFLICVSLFFSVNSLAAQEGRFVQKDNIFPRVEIVTSLGSIVVELDRSRAPITVNNFLTYVSDKSYQGSVFHRVERDVENDRDFVIQGGGYDKDYDGLHENDPIFNESGNGLTNDMYSIAMAYQDREPHSGTRQFFFNMDDNDHLNPGRDWGFAVFGSVMEGYETLDKIMAVKTGFNDKIGYNFVPEKPVVILNIKVLEQVPL, encoded by the coding sequence ATGAAGCAACTTTTTTTAATCTGCGTAAGCTTATTTTTTAGCGTAAATAGTTTAGCGGCACAAGAAGGCCGCTTTGTGCAAAAAGATAATATTTTCCCTCGAGTAGAAATTGTGACATCGTTGGGTAGTATTGTGGTTGAGCTAGACCGCTCAAGAGCCCCTATTACGGTTAATAACTTTTTGACTTACGTGTCTGATAAAAGCTATCAAGGCAGTGTGTTTCATCGTGTAGAACGCGATGTAGAAAATGATCGTGATTTTGTAATTCAAGGCGGTGGTTATGATAAAGATTACGATGGCCTGCATGAAAACGACCCTATTTTTAATGAAAGCGGTAACGGCCTAACTAACGATATGTATAGCATTGCTATGGCCTATCAAGATCGAGAACCACACTCAGGAACGCGTCAGTTCTTTTTTAACATGGATGACAATGACCATTTAAATCCAGGGCGAGATTGGGGATTTGCCGTGTTTGGCAGTGTTATGGAAGGTTATGAGACGCTCGATAAAATCATGGCTGTAAAAACGGGTTTTAATGATAAAATTGGCTACAACTTTGTCCCTGAAAAACCGGTTGTTATATTAAATATCAAGGTGCTTGAACAAGTTCCTTTATAA
- a CDS encoding helix-turn-helix domain-containing protein gives MMGKTVSSEENAKLTKWLKTKRHEKGYTMRSLAQILGTPHSFIGKIENQERRLDVIEFVRYCNALEVDPYEALSLIKAD, from the coding sequence ATGATGGGTAAAACCGTATCTTCGGAAGAAAATGCAAAGTTAACAAAGTGGCTTAAAACTAAGCGCCATGAAAAAGGCTACACAATGCGCAGCCTAGCGCAAATTTTGGGTACGCCACATTCTTTTATTGGCAAAATTGAAAATCAAGAGCGTCGCTTAGATGTGATTGAGTTTGTTCGCTACTGTAATGCATTAGAAGTCGACCCGTATGAAGCATTAAGCTTAATTAAAGCTGACTAA